A section of the Phaseolus vulgaris cultivar G19833 chromosome 8, P. vulgaris v2.0, whole genome shotgun sequence genome encodes:
- the LOC137823917 gene encoding ultraviolet-B receptor UVR8-like isoform X4, which yields MGMNNGEGSEGGALQRVLYMWGYLPGALPQRTPLLTPVAVRFPPCCYSWKDVCGGGCGFAIAISESGKLITWGSTDDLGQSYLTSGKHGETPEPFPLPTEASIVQAAAGWAHCVAVTEHGEVYTWGWKECIPSGRVFGEPSTGISLEKDVSGRHSQSSIEQVSPRSQGSRSTGGTASNNSGEESTKRRRVSAAKQTPESSSSTDDSLTAVPCLVTLNPGIKIASVAAGGRHTLALSDTGLVWAWGYGDRSATLVRGSMGSEGQSFRVPGSYIKRIACGGRHSAVITDAGALLTFGWGLHGQCGQGTTDDELSPTCVSSLLGIHIEGVAAGLWHTVCISADGDVYSFGGNQFGQLGTGADQAETLPRLVDSPSLENMRAQNISCGARHTALITEGGRVFCWGWNKYGQLGLGDVIDRNVPTEVTIEGCVPKNVACGWWHTLLLAESPT from the exons ATGGGCATGAATAATGGCGAGGGAAGTGAAGGAGGGGCGTTGCAGAGGGTGCTTTATATGTGGGGTTACCTTCCCGGAGCTCTGCCGCAGAGGACGCCGCTCTTGACTCCCGTCGCCGTTAGGTTTCCGCCGTGTTGTTACTCTTGGAAGGATGTTTGCGGCGGTGGTTGTGGATTCGCTATTGCTATCTCTG AATCAGGGAAGCTCATCACGTGGGGCTCGACAGATGATTTAGGCCAAAGCTATCTGACTTCTGGCAAGCACGGG GAAACTCCAGAGCCTTTCCCTCTTCCAACTGAAGCCTCTATTGTACAAGCTGCAGCAGGGTGGGCTCATTGTGTTGCTGTAACAG AACATGGAGAAGTTTATACATGGGGATGGAAAGAATGTATTCCCTCTGGGAGGGTATTTGGTGAACCATCGACAGGGATAAGTCTTGAAAAAGATGTGTCAGGAAGGCATAGTCAATCATCGATAGAGCAAG TGAGCCCTCGTTCTCAAGGCTCAAGATCTACTGGAGGTACTGCCTCCAATAACAGTGGAGAAGAAAGTACAAAGCGAAGGAGAGTATCTGCAGCAAAGCAAACACCTGAAAGCTCATCATCCACCGACGATAGTCTGACAGCGGTTCCGTGTCTTGTCACACTAAATCCAGGAATAAAGATAGCTAGTGTTGCTGCCGGTGGACGCCATACACTTGCATTGTCAG ATACAGGACTGGTGTGGGCTTGGGGCTATGGAG ATAGATCTGCTACACTGGTTCGAGGAAGCATGGGTTCAGAGGGACAAAGTTTTAGAGTTCCTGGAAGTTACATAAAGAGAATTGCCTGTGGAGGTCGACACAGTGCAGTAATTACAG ATGCTGGAGCATTGCTTACTTTTGGTTGGGGACTCCATGGACAG TGTGGGCAAGGAACTACCGATGATGAACTAAGCCCAACTTGTGTATCTTCCTTATTGGGTATCCACATAGAGGGAGTTGCTGCAGGACTGTGGCATACAGTCTGTATATCTGCTGATGGTGATGTGTATTCATTTGGTGGTAATCAGTTTGGGCAGCTAGGAACTGGTGCTGATCAAGCTGAG ACTCTACCAAGATTAGTGGATTCTCCGAGTTTGGAAAATATGCGTGCACAGAATATATCGTGTGGTGCTCGTCACACTGCTTTAATAACAG AGGGTGGAAGAGTTTTCTGCTGGGGTTGGAACAAATATGGACAG
- the LOC137823917 gene encoding ultraviolet-B receptor UVR8-like isoform X3, producing MGMNNGEGSEGGALQRVLYMWGYLPGALPQRTPLLTPVAVRFPPCCYSWKDVCGGGCGFAIAISESGKLITWGSTDDLGQSYLTSGKHGETPEPFPLPTEASIVQAAAGWAHCVAVTEHGEVYTWGWKECIPSGRVFGEPSTGISLEKDVSGRHSQSSIEQVSPRSQGSRSTGGTASNNSGEESTKRRRVSAAKQTPESSSSTDDSLTAVPCLVTLNPGIKIASVAAGGRHTLALSDTGLVWAWGYGDRSATLVRGSMGSEGQSFRVPGSYIKRIACGGRHSAVITDAGALLTFGWGLHGQCGQGTTDDELSPTCVSSLLGIHIEGVAAGLWHTVCISADGDVYSFGGNQFGQLGTGADQAEQTLPRLVDSPSLENMRAQNISCGARHTALITEGGRVFCWGWNKYGQLGLGDVIDRNVPTEVTIEGCVPKNVACGWWHTLLLAESPT from the exons ATGGGCATGAATAATGGCGAGGGAAGTGAAGGAGGGGCGTTGCAGAGGGTGCTTTATATGTGGGGTTACCTTCCCGGAGCTCTGCCGCAGAGGACGCCGCTCTTGACTCCCGTCGCCGTTAGGTTTCCGCCGTGTTGTTACTCTTGGAAGGATGTTTGCGGCGGTGGTTGTGGATTCGCTATTGCTATCTCTG AATCAGGGAAGCTCATCACGTGGGGCTCGACAGATGATTTAGGCCAAAGCTATCTGACTTCTGGCAAGCACGGG GAAACTCCAGAGCCTTTCCCTCTTCCAACTGAAGCCTCTATTGTACAAGCTGCAGCAGGGTGGGCTCATTGTGTTGCTGTAACAG AACATGGAGAAGTTTATACATGGGGATGGAAAGAATGTATTCCCTCTGGGAGGGTATTTGGTGAACCATCGACAGGGATAAGTCTTGAAAAAGATGTGTCAGGAAGGCATAGTCAATCATCGATAGAGCAAG TGAGCCCTCGTTCTCAAGGCTCAAGATCTACTGGAGGTACTGCCTCCAATAACAGTGGAGAAGAAAGTACAAAGCGAAGGAGAGTATCTGCAGCAAAGCAAACACCTGAAAGCTCATCATCCACCGACGATAGTCTGACAGCGGTTCCGTGTCTTGTCACACTAAATCCAGGAATAAAGATAGCTAGTGTTGCTGCCGGTGGACGCCATACACTTGCATTGTCAG ATACAGGACTGGTGTGGGCTTGGGGCTATGGAG ATAGATCTGCTACACTGGTTCGAGGAAGCATGGGTTCAGAGGGACAAAGTTTTAGAGTTCCTGGAAGTTACATAAAGAGAATTGCCTGTGGAGGTCGACACAGTGCAGTAATTACAG ATGCTGGAGCATTGCTTACTTTTGGTTGGGGACTCCATGGACAG TGTGGGCAAGGAACTACCGATGATGAACTAAGCCCAACTTGTGTATCTTCCTTATTGGGTATCCACATAGAGGGAGTTGCTGCAGGACTGTGGCATACAGTCTGTATATCTGCTGATGGTGATGTGTATTCATTTGGTGGTAATCAGTTTGGGCAGCTAGGAACTGGTGCTGATCAAGCTGAG CAGACTCTACCAAGATTAGTGGATTCTCCGAGTTTGGAAAATATGCGTGCACAGAATATATCGTGTGGTGCTCGTCACACTGCTTTAATAACAG AGGGTGGAAGAGTTTTCTGCTGGGGTTGGAACAAATATGGACAG
- the LOC137823917 gene encoding ultraviolet-B receptor UVR8-like isoform X2: protein MGMNNGEGSEGGALQRVLYMWGYLPGALPQRTPLLTPVAVRFPPCCYSWKDVCGGGCGFAIAISESGKLITWGSTDDLGQSYLTSGKHGETPEPFPLPTEASIVQAAAGWAHCVAVTEHGEVYTWGWKECIPSGRVFGEPSTGISLEKDVSGRHSQSSIEQVSPRSQGSRSTGGTASNNSGEESTKRRRVSAAKQTPESSSSTDDSLTAVPCLVTLNPGIKIASVAAGGRHTLALSDTGLVWAWGYGGEGNLGLGSRIRMVSSPHLVSCIDSSYYGKDRSATLVRGSMGSEGQSFRVPGSYIKRIACGGRHSAVITDAGALLTFGWGLHGQCGQGTTDDELSPTCVSSLLGIHIEGVAAGLWHTVCISADGDVYSFGGNQFGQLGTGADQAETLPRLVDSPSLENMRAQNISCGARHTALITEGGRVFCWGWNKYGQLGLGDVIDRNVPTEVTIEGCVPKNVACGWWHTLLLAESPT from the exons ATGGGCATGAATAATGGCGAGGGAAGTGAAGGAGGGGCGTTGCAGAGGGTGCTTTATATGTGGGGTTACCTTCCCGGAGCTCTGCCGCAGAGGACGCCGCTCTTGACTCCCGTCGCCGTTAGGTTTCCGCCGTGTTGTTACTCTTGGAAGGATGTTTGCGGCGGTGGTTGTGGATTCGCTATTGCTATCTCTG AATCAGGGAAGCTCATCACGTGGGGCTCGACAGATGATTTAGGCCAAAGCTATCTGACTTCTGGCAAGCACGGG GAAACTCCAGAGCCTTTCCCTCTTCCAACTGAAGCCTCTATTGTACAAGCTGCAGCAGGGTGGGCTCATTGTGTTGCTGTAACAG AACATGGAGAAGTTTATACATGGGGATGGAAAGAATGTATTCCCTCTGGGAGGGTATTTGGTGAACCATCGACAGGGATAAGTCTTGAAAAAGATGTGTCAGGAAGGCATAGTCAATCATCGATAGAGCAAG TGAGCCCTCGTTCTCAAGGCTCAAGATCTACTGGAGGTACTGCCTCCAATAACAGTGGAGAAGAAAGTACAAAGCGAAGGAGAGTATCTGCAGCAAAGCAAACACCTGAAAGCTCATCATCCACCGACGATAGTCTGACAGCGGTTCCGTGTCTTGTCACACTAAATCCAGGAATAAAGATAGCTAGTGTTGCTGCCGGTGGACGCCATACACTTGCATTGTCAG ATACAGGACTGGTGTGGGCTTGGGGCTATGGAGGTGAAGGAAATCTTGGTTTGGGTTCAAGAATACGTATGGTATCCTCTCCTCATCTTGTTTCATGTATTGATTCTTCTTATTATGGTAAAGATAGATCTGCTACACTGGTTCGAGGAAGCATGGGTTCAGAGGGACAAAGTTTTAGAGTTCCTGGAAGTTACATAAAGAGAATTGCCTGTGGAGGTCGACACAGTGCAGTAATTACAG ATGCTGGAGCATTGCTTACTTTTGGTTGGGGACTCCATGGACAG TGTGGGCAAGGAACTACCGATGATGAACTAAGCCCAACTTGTGTATCTTCCTTATTGGGTATCCACATAGAGGGAGTTGCTGCAGGACTGTGGCATACAGTCTGTATATCTGCTGATGGTGATGTGTATTCATTTGGTGGTAATCAGTTTGGGCAGCTAGGAACTGGTGCTGATCAAGCTGAG ACTCTACCAAGATTAGTGGATTCTCCGAGTTTGGAAAATATGCGTGCACAGAATATATCGTGTGGTGCTCGTCACACTGCTTTAATAACAG AGGGTGGAAGAGTTTTCTGCTGGGGTTGGAACAAATATGGACAG
- the LOC137823917 gene encoding ultraviolet-B receptor UVR8-like isoform X1 codes for MGMNNGEGSEGGALQRVLYMWGYLPGALPQRTPLLTPVAVRFPPCCYSWKDVCGGGCGFAIAISESGKLITWGSTDDLGQSYLTSGKHGETPEPFPLPTEASIVQAAAGWAHCVAVTEHGEVYTWGWKECIPSGRVFGEPSTGISLEKDVSGRHSQSSIEQVSPRSQGSRSTGGTASNNSGEESTKRRRVSAAKQTPESSSSTDDSLTAVPCLVTLNPGIKIASVAAGGRHTLALSDTGLVWAWGYGGEGNLGLGSRIRMVSSPHLVSCIDSSYYGKDRSATLVRGSMGSEGQSFRVPGSYIKRIACGGRHSAVITDAGALLTFGWGLHGQCGQGTTDDELSPTCVSSLLGIHIEGVAAGLWHTVCISADGDVYSFGGNQFGQLGTGADQAEQTLPRLVDSPSLENMRAQNISCGARHTALITEGGRVFCWGWNKYGQLGLGDVIDRNVPTEVTIEGCVPKNVACGWWHTLLLAESPT; via the exons ATGGGCATGAATAATGGCGAGGGAAGTGAAGGAGGGGCGTTGCAGAGGGTGCTTTATATGTGGGGTTACCTTCCCGGAGCTCTGCCGCAGAGGACGCCGCTCTTGACTCCCGTCGCCGTTAGGTTTCCGCCGTGTTGTTACTCTTGGAAGGATGTTTGCGGCGGTGGTTGTGGATTCGCTATTGCTATCTCTG AATCAGGGAAGCTCATCACGTGGGGCTCGACAGATGATTTAGGCCAAAGCTATCTGACTTCTGGCAAGCACGGG GAAACTCCAGAGCCTTTCCCTCTTCCAACTGAAGCCTCTATTGTACAAGCTGCAGCAGGGTGGGCTCATTGTGTTGCTGTAACAG AACATGGAGAAGTTTATACATGGGGATGGAAAGAATGTATTCCCTCTGGGAGGGTATTTGGTGAACCATCGACAGGGATAAGTCTTGAAAAAGATGTGTCAGGAAGGCATAGTCAATCATCGATAGAGCAAG TGAGCCCTCGTTCTCAAGGCTCAAGATCTACTGGAGGTACTGCCTCCAATAACAGTGGAGAAGAAAGTACAAAGCGAAGGAGAGTATCTGCAGCAAAGCAAACACCTGAAAGCTCATCATCCACCGACGATAGTCTGACAGCGGTTCCGTGTCTTGTCACACTAAATCCAGGAATAAAGATAGCTAGTGTTGCTGCCGGTGGACGCCATACACTTGCATTGTCAG ATACAGGACTGGTGTGGGCTTGGGGCTATGGAGGTGAAGGAAATCTTGGTTTGGGTTCAAGAATACGTATGGTATCCTCTCCTCATCTTGTTTCATGTATTGATTCTTCTTATTATGGTAAAGATAGATCTGCTACACTGGTTCGAGGAAGCATGGGTTCAGAGGGACAAAGTTTTAGAGTTCCTGGAAGTTACATAAAGAGAATTGCCTGTGGAGGTCGACACAGTGCAGTAATTACAG ATGCTGGAGCATTGCTTACTTTTGGTTGGGGACTCCATGGACAG TGTGGGCAAGGAACTACCGATGATGAACTAAGCCCAACTTGTGTATCTTCCTTATTGGGTATCCACATAGAGGGAGTTGCTGCAGGACTGTGGCATACAGTCTGTATATCTGCTGATGGTGATGTGTATTCATTTGGTGGTAATCAGTTTGGGCAGCTAGGAACTGGTGCTGATCAAGCTGAG CAGACTCTACCAAGATTAGTGGATTCTCCGAGTTTGGAAAATATGCGTGCACAGAATATATCGTGTGGTGCTCGTCACACTGCTTTAATAACAG AGGGTGGAAGAGTTTTCTGCTGGGGTTGGAACAAATATGGACAG
- the LOC137825404 gene encoding uncharacterized protein yields MEELMNYVHQHGLSEGDYGIHFTTNEAVKGGVSYRKYKDGLEVSVTGTRKCECPFKLRGKPVGKGQGWVLKVICGTHNHDLYDTLVGHPYAGRLKTNEHSMLVDMTKNMVKPGNILRTLKENNEDNMTTIKQIYIARYSYKRSVRGPRTESQQLMMLLDRDNYLHWSTCHKSSNIVSDIFWTHPDAVKLLNAFNIVFLMDTTYKTNKYRLPLLEIVGVTCTDSVEAWEVVMDSWKTIIDYTKIGKFDEFVKIFETICSPWPLLFEYVKNTWIIPHKEKFVKCWTNLLMHLGNTTSNRVESAHWSLKRILQNSMGDLCSCWDAIKHVIILQHNEIKASFQMSLHVIGHTFNVQLYKMLVGSISKHALILIAEEFDRVNDVGFDSE; encoded by the exons AtggaagaattaatgaattatGTGCATCAACATGGATTGTCTGAAGGGGACTATGGTATCCATTTTACAACAAATGAg GCTGTGAAAGGGGGGGTTAGTTATAGAAAGTATAAGGATGGTTTGGAGGTTAGCGTAACTGGTACTCGAAAATGTGAATGTCCCTTTAAATTGCGAGGTAAACCTGTTGGAAAGGGTCAAGGTTGGGTACTTAAGGTAATATGTGGTACTCATAATCATGATTTGTATGATACCTTAGTTGGTCATCCATATGCAGGCAGATTAAAAACGAATGAACATTCAATGCTTGTTGATATGACTAAAAACATGGTTAAGCCAGGTAACATTCTACGTACTTTGAAGGAGAATAATGAGGATAATATGACAACAATAAAGCAAATATACATTGCAAGATACTCGTACAAGAGATCAGTTAGAGGACCAAGAACTGAATCACAACAGTTAATGATGTTGTTAGACCGTGACAACTATCTTCACTGGAGTACGTGTCATAAGTCTTCAAATATTGttagtgatattttttggaCTCATCCTGATGCTGTGAAACTCTTGAATGCATTTAACATTGTATTCTTAATGGATACAacttacaaaacaaacaaatatcgACTGCCTTTGCTTGAGATTGTTGGTGTAACTTGTACAG ATTCTGTCGAGGCTTGGGAAGTTGTGATGGATTCATGGAAGACTATCATTGACTATACAAAGATTGGTAAATTTGATGAGTTTGTGAAAATTTTTGAAACTATTTGTTCACCGTGGCCATTACTTTTTGAATATGTGAAGAACACTTGGATTATTCCGCACAAAGAAAAGTTTGTCAAGTGTTGGACAAATTTGTTAATGCATTTGGGAAATACAACATCAAACAG GGTTGAATCAGCTCATTGGTCTTTGAAACGAATATTACAAAATAGCATGGGAGACCTGTGCTCGTGTTGGGATGCTATCAAGCATGTTATTATACTTCAACATAACGAGATTAAGGCATCATTTCAAATGAGTCTACATGTGATAGGACACACATTCAATGTGCAATTGTATAAAATGTTGGTTGGCTCTATATCTAAACATGCTTTAATTCTCATTGCTGAAGAGTTTGATCGGGTCAATGATGTGGGGTTTGATAGTGAATGA
- the LOC137825405 gene encoding protein MAIN-LIKE 1-like yields the protein MTKIRGGGSQDHDRRRPTTSVRRRDRGGVEERIDDDVHIDNDNEQGLQNDYQVDQGEGFLGGPSDMSLLVNFANHVAVKLWEGEFSLCNISYEVGDKGLISAFVERWHRETNSFHLPVGEMTFTLDDVSSLLHLPILDQFPTYVPLEYNGAATILAELLGVDETRGKAEMSNLHMCHGYAWGAATLTYLYEQLEDASYFNTKQLASYATLVQLWIYEHFSGMGRRDINPSYDEVHPRAARYIVAHQISTVGDVRVQLDGVTHDDIIWTLYEDHRLSKPFETIYLFSGHLRLGSLSHRHMPERVLRQFGYEQSIPSSSMAAEAPGAHVIDQRWL from the exons ATGACTAAAATTAGAGGTGGTGGATCTCAGGATCATGATCGTAGAAGACCGACGACATCCGTCCGTAGAAGAGACCGAGGTGGTGTCGAGGAAAGGATTGATGATGATGTTCATATTGATAATGACAATGAACAAGGATTACAGAATGATTACCAAGTAGACCAGGGAGAAGGGTTTCTTGGAGGACCTTCTGATATGTCTTTACTGGTAAATTTTGCTAACCATGTTGCTGTTAAGCTTTGGGAGGGTGAG TTTAGTTTGTGCAATATAAGTTATGAAGTGGGTGACAAGGGATTGATTTCAGCCTTTGTCGAAAGGTGGCATCGGGAGACAAACTCCTTCCACCTTCCCGTAGGTGAGATGACCTTCACACTTGATGATGTGTCATCTCTTTTACACCTCCCCATTTTGGATCAATTCCCAACATATGTGCCCTTAGAGTACAACGGAGCTGCAACAATTTTAGCTGAGTTACTAGGGGTGGATGAGACTCGGGGGAAGGCTGAGATGAG CAATCTACATATGTGTCATGGATATGCATGGGGAGCAGCAACACTTACATATCTATATGAGCAGTTGGAGGATGCATCTTATTTTAACACGAAGCAGTTGGCCAGTTATGCGACACTGGTTCAG TTATGGATTTATGAGCACTTCTCGGGCATGGGAAGAAGGGATATTAATCCCTCATATGACGAGGTACACCCGCGGGCAGCACGGTATATTGTTGCCCATCAGATTTCCACAGTTGGTGATGTGCGGGTGCAGTTGGATGGGGTCACACACGATGACATCATCTGGACTCTGTATGAGGACCATAGATTGAGCAAACCATTTGAGACCATTTATTTATTCTCGGGTCACTTGCGATTGGGCAGCTTATCACATAGACATATGCCCGAGCGTGTTTTACGCCAATTTGGGTACGAGCAGAGCATTCCATCATCATCGATGGCGGCTGAGGCTCCTGGTGCACATGTCATTGATCAAAGGTGGTTGTAG
- the LOC137826539 gene encoding pentatricopeptide repeat-containing protein At2g34400, whose protein sequence is MLAAFENVGVGGNGGKCYQTAESLVLLAKQCWSTKTLQQVHTQMVVNSIYNHHNHLLSKAIQVKNFTYASLIFSHMVPHPNDYAFNIMIRALTTTWHNYPLALTLFYRMKSLSLTPNNFTFPFFFLSCANLAEISHARVAHSLLFKLGLHSDLHTAHSLITAYARCGRPACARKVFDEIPHRDLVSWNSMIAGYAKAGCAKEAVEVFGEMGRRDGFEPDEMSLVSVLGACGELGDLELGRWVEGFVVERGMALNSFVGSALISMYAKCGDLGSARRIFDSMATRDVITWNAVISGYAQNGMADEAISLFHAMKDDNVKENKITLTAVLSACATIGALDLGKQINEYASQRGFQHDIFVATALIDMYAKCGSLESGQRVFKEMPQKNEASWNAMISALASHGKAKEALSLFQRMSDEGGGARPNDITFVGLLSACVHAGLVAEGYRLFDMMSTLFRLVPKIEHYSCMVDLLARAGHLYEAWDLIEKMPEKPDKVTLGALLGACRRNKNVDIAERVMRMILEVDPSNSGNYIISSKIYANLNMWEDSARMRLLMREKGITKTPGCSWIEIENHLHEFHAGDGLCLDSIDISNIIYLLCEELKREGYVPKVVE, encoded by the exons ATGCTTGCGGCGTTTGAAAATGTTGGAGTTGGCGGCAACGGTGGAAAGTGTTACCAGACGGCGGAATCTCTGGTGTTGCTGGCGAAGCAATGTTGGTCGACGAAGACGCTCCAACAGGTTCATACCCAAATGGTGGTGAACTCCATTTACAACCACCACAACCACCTTCTCTCCAAAGCCATACAAGTAAAAAACTTCACCTACGCTTCTCTTATCTTCTCCCACATGGTTCCCCATCCCAACGATTACGCTTTCAACATCATGATCCGCGCCCTCACCACAACCTGGCACAACTACCCTCTCGCCCTCACCCTCTTCTACCGCATGAAGTCCCTCTCCCTCACCCCCAACAACTTCACCTTCCCCTTCTTTTTCCTCTCTTGCGCCAACCTCGCTGAAATTTCCCACGCCCGTGTTGCCCATTCCCTCCTCTTCAAGCTTGGTCTTCACTCAGACCTCCACACCGCTCACTCCCTCATAACCGCCTACGCGCGGTGTGGCCGCCCCGCCTGTGCGcgcaaggtgtttgatgaaattcCCCACCGGGACTTGGTGTCCTGGAACTCCATGATTGCTGGGTATGCGAAGGCGGGCTGTGCCAAGGAGGCTGTGGAGGTGTTTGGGGAGATGGGGAGGCGGGACGGGTTTGAGCCAGATGAGATGAGTCTGGTGAGTGTGCTTGGGGCTTGTGGGGAGTTGGGGGATTTGGAGTTGGGGAGGTGGGTGGAGGGGTTTGTTGTGGAACGTGGCATGGCTCTTAACTCGTTTGTAGGTTCTGCTTTGATTAGTATGTATGCTAAGTGTGGGGATTTGGGGTCTGCTAGAAGGATCTTTGATAGCATGGCTACAAGAGATGTTATCACGTGGAATGCTGTTATATCAGG ATACGCTCAGAATGGAATGGCGGATGAAGCGATCTCTTTATTCCATGCCATGAAGGACGACAatgttaaagaaaataaaattacccTGACTGCAGTGCTTTCTGCATGTGCTACCATTGGTGCTCTTGATTTGGGGAAACAGATTAATGAATATGCATCACAAAGAGGATTTCAACATGATATTTTTGTTGCTACTGCGTTGATTGATATGTATGCTAAGTGTGGGAGTTTGGAAAGTGGGCAGAGAGTTTTCAAAGAAATGCCCCAAAAAAATGAAGCTTCTTGGAATGCAATGATCTCTGCACTTGCTTCTCACGGAAAAGCCAAGGAGGCACTATCACTATTTCAGCGTATGTCAGATGAGGGTGGAGGTGCCCGCCCTAATGACATAACATTTGTAGGGTTGCTTTCTGCTTGTGTGCATGCAGGCCTGGTAGCTGAGGGCTATAGATTGTTTGATATGATGAGCACATTGTTCAGATTGGTACCAAAAATTGAGCACTACTCTTGTATGGTTGATCTTTTGGCACGTGCGGGTCATTTATACGAGGCATGGGATCTAATTGAGAAAATGCCTGAAAAACCAGACAAGGTTACATTAGGTGCTTTGCTTGGTGCCTGTCGAAGGAATAAAAATGTAGATATAGCGGAACGGGTTATGCGGATGATTCTGGAGGTGGATCCTTCAAATTCTGGGAACTATATCATCTCATCAAAAATATATGCAAATCTGAACATGTGGGAAGATTCTGCAAGGATGAGATTGTTGATGAGAGAGAAGGGTATTACTAAAACTCCTGGTTGTAGCTGGATTGAAATTGAGAATCACTTGCATGAATTTCATGCTGGTGATGGCTTATGCCTTGACTCTATAGATATAAGTAACATAATTTATTTGCTCTGTGAGGAACTCAAAAGGGAAGGGTATGTCCCAAAAGTTGTTGAATAG